The following proteins come from a genomic window of Paramicrobacterium humi:
- the trxB gene encoding thioredoxin-disulfide reductase produces the protein MHNVIIIGSGPAGYTAAIYAARAELGPIVIASSVEAGGELMNTTDVENFPGFPEGIQGPDLMANMQAQAERFGAKVIYDDVDSVQLDGPVKVVKTMLGDTYKARTVIVATGSAYRKIGIADEERLSGRGVSWCATCDGFFFKGKTIAVVGGGDSAMEEATFLTRFADKVYVVHRRDKLRASKIMQERAFTNPKIEFVWNNEVVGISGEDSVTGLTLRNTVDGAESALDVQGLFVAIGNDPRTHLVHGQLDLTPEGTIAVEGRSSKTNLAGVFAAGDVIDPTYRQAATAAGSGTVAALDAEHYLAALHEAGEPEPVADQISA, from the coding sequence GTGCACAACGTCATCATCATCGGATCGGGGCCGGCCGGATACACGGCAGCGATCTACGCCGCGCGCGCCGAACTCGGGCCGATCGTCATCGCGAGTTCGGTCGAGGCAGGCGGCGAGCTCATGAACACGACGGATGTCGAGAACTTCCCGGGCTTCCCCGAGGGCATCCAGGGACCGGATCTGATGGCCAACATGCAGGCCCAGGCGGAGCGCTTCGGCGCCAAGGTCATCTATGACGACGTCGACTCGGTGCAGCTCGATGGACCGGTGAAGGTCGTCAAGACGATGCTCGGGGACACGTACAAGGCCCGCACCGTCATCGTCGCGACCGGCTCTGCCTACCGCAAGATCGGCATCGCTGACGAGGAGCGCCTGTCGGGCCGCGGCGTCAGCTGGTGCGCCACCTGCGACGGCTTCTTCTTCAAGGGCAAGACGATCGCTGTCGTAGGCGGAGGAGACTCGGCGATGGAGGAGGCGACCTTCCTCACGCGCTTCGCCGACAAGGTGTACGTCGTGCACCGCCGCGACAAGCTTCGCGCCTCGAAGATCATGCAGGAGCGCGCCTTCACCAACCCGAAGATCGAGTTCGTCTGGAACAACGAGGTCGTCGGCATCTCCGGCGAGGACTCGGTCACCGGACTGACCCTGCGCAACACGGTGGACGGTGCCGAATCCGCACTCGACGTGCAGGGCCTGTTCGTCGCCATCGGCAACGACCCGCGCACGCACCTCGTGCACGGCCAGCTCGACCTCACCCCCGAGGGCACGATCGCCGTCGAGGGACGCTCGTCGAAGACAAACCTCGCTGGCGTGTTCGCCGCAGGCGACGTCATCGACCCGACGTATCGCCAGGCCGCGACCGCTGCCGGCAGCGGTACCGTCGCTGCGCTGGACGCCGAGCACTACCTCGCCGCTCTCCATGAAGCCGGAGAGCCGGAGCCGGTAGCCGACCAGATCAGTGCCTGA
- the murJ gene encoding murein biosynthesis integral membrane protein MurJ yields the protein MTEATGREESIGRASLFLASGTVVSRVLGFIKAVLLASAIGSVASASADAFGVANQLPNQIYSIVAGGVFSAILVPTIVRAIVSEDRGRAYINKLLTVAVAILLGVTLLVCLAAPFIINIYLTSGEIDPAARALATAFAYWCLPQVFFYGLYSLLGEILNAHKLFGPFTWAPALNNVIAMLGLVAFMLIFGADPAGHRLVTEWTDGMITLLAGSATAGIAAQALVLFLFWRRIGLRYRPDFRWRGIGLRKTGKLAGWTFASLLLTQLGGVVQTNVSFLAAGQGASTAALQASWLIIMLPHSVIAVSVATAYFTRLAEHAHAGRIEAMKEDVARAARQITVLIVLAGAVIAVVALPFSSLFTGKIEQAGQMALVILAYLGDLLPFTLLFVIQRTFYALGDTRTPFFSTVVQSALFIALAVSCSLLPREWIGFGLAASISIAGVAQMTVGYLFLRRKIGGLGARAVLLAIGRFVLAAIPAAAVGWLITWLLGATREDGFAVGSVIGAVVTMAVVGIVMAVIYFGILIVTRSPDLKGALAPLRRKLGR from the coding sequence ATGACTGAGGCGACGGGGAGAGAGGAGTCGATCGGCCGGGCGAGCCTTTTCCTCGCCTCCGGGACTGTCGTCTCGCGGGTCCTCGGCTTCATTAAGGCGGTGCTGCTCGCAAGCGCGATCGGCAGCGTGGCGAGCGCGAGCGCTGACGCGTTCGGCGTCGCCAACCAGCTCCCGAATCAGATCTACTCCATCGTCGCCGGTGGCGTCTTCAGCGCCATACTCGTGCCGACGATCGTCCGGGCGATCGTCAGCGAAGACCGCGGCCGCGCCTACATCAACAAGCTGCTCACTGTCGCGGTGGCGATCCTGCTCGGGGTGACCCTGCTGGTCTGCCTCGCGGCGCCGTTCATCATCAACATCTACCTCACGAGCGGCGAGATCGACCCGGCGGCGCGTGCCCTCGCGACGGCTTTCGCGTACTGGTGCCTCCCCCAGGTGTTCTTCTACGGCCTGTACTCGCTCCTCGGCGAGATCCTCAACGCACACAAGCTGTTCGGCCCGTTCACGTGGGCTCCCGCGCTCAACAACGTCATCGCCATGCTCGGTCTCGTCGCGTTCATGCTCATCTTCGGCGCCGACCCGGCCGGTCATCGTCTCGTCACCGAGTGGACGGACGGCATGATCACGCTTCTCGCCGGCTCCGCGACGGCCGGAATCGCCGCTCAAGCACTCGTCCTCTTTCTCTTCTGGCGCCGCATCGGCCTGCGCTACCGTCCCGACTTCCGCTGGCGCGGAATCGGCCTGCGGAAGACGGGCAAGCTCGCCGGCTGGACGTTCGCGTCGCTCCTGCTCACCCAGCTGGGCGGCGTCGTACAGACGAACGTCTCGTTCCTCGCTGCCGGTCAGGGCGCGTCCACAGCGGCGCTGCAGGCCTCGTGGCTCATCATCATGCTGCCGCACTCGGTGATCGCCGTCTCCGTCGCGACCGCCTACTTCACGCGCCTCGCGGAGCACGCGCACGCCGGGCGCATCGAAGCGATGAAGGAGGACGTCGCTCGTGCCGCACGCCAGATAACCGTGCTGATCGTCCTGGCGGGCGCCGTCATCGCCGTCGTGGCCCTGCCCTTCTCCAGCCTCTTCACGGGAAAGATCGAGCAGGCGGGCCAGATGGCGCTCGTCATCCTCGCGTACCTCGGCGATCTGCTTCCGTTCACTCTCCTCTTCGTGATCCAGCGCACCTTCTACGCGCTCGGCGACACGCGCACTCCCTTCTTCTCCACCGTCGTGCAGTCCGCCCTCTTCATCGCTCTCGCCGTCAGCTGCTCGCTGCTGCCGAGGGAATGGATCGGCTTCGGGCTCGCCGCATCCATCTCCATCGCCGGCGTGGCGCAGATGACGGTCGGCTATCTCTTCCTACGCCGAAAGATCGGAGGGCTCGGGGCGCGCGCCGTGCTCCTGGCGATCGGCCGCTTTGTCCTCGCCGCGATTCCCGCTGCAGCCGTCGGCTGGCTCATCACGTGGCTTCTCGGCGCTACGCGGGAGGACGGATTCGCCGTCGGGAGCGTGATCGGCGCCGTCGTGACGATGGCTGTCGTGGGAATCGTGATGGCCGTGATCTACTTCGGAATCCTCATCGTCACGCGCTCGCCCGATCTCAAGGGAGCACTTGCCCCGTTGCGCCGCAAGCTCGGTAGGTAG
- a CDS encoding DUF6049 family protein codes for MNLRTTLACAAALTAVALSSLAGAPEPAAAVTEDSAVTLDAELLDTPLGPDGSFRVSLTVSNPTTDLVPAGHVILAAADRPFGSRAALGAFLTPGNESTSTPVTVDTIDVPELSPHATWTSTPITIEASELKLPDDFGAYALSGTYAAGMTTAQSRDAFVYAPAAPSARLNVSVAMPITIPPSTDGLIDADTLASATEPDGILTQQLDGAMNRPIALGIDPRIVASIHALGSAAPESAVDWLARLAAASNDTFPLQYADADPTAQLQSGATSLLAPSSLEYGLDPANFSPPKPTAPATQSTGTPGTSSLESTPDPEPTTDADGIPTLESLLDFPYTFDSMVWPADNTVTRADLKSLAAAEAGPAIIASSNTSAGERTTVPAAGTAEGEAVYVADSAASAALRRAVTATGDTAQSDALAALSAELAVMSGEPGADKRHVLLTLDRTWPTSSARLSSVLSRLGTLQTVTPVPLSDIDPSSDSAVAITDAAQSDSRLDAFRQAASHDEAIAAFSSVLEDPSILIGRQDAAKLALYSVGWRDDASGWDDARSAFETATAKTLDSITIVRSSPILMIADQISIKISVRNSLDLPVKVVMRASPDNPRLVVTSSDVTEIPAQTQQAVAIPVTARLGNGDVNLRLELFSPSGVPIADSSTVPVTVRADWERIGTIILVTGVTLLFVFGLIRTIHRRRRENRHSTPGEGPTPADASVVKDADD; via the coding sequence ATGAATCTTCGAACGACTCTCGCGTGCGCGGCCGCCCTCACCGCCGTCGCTTTGTCGTCCCTCGCCGGCGCGCCCGAGCCCGCCGCCGCGGTGACAGAAGACTCCGCCGTCACTCTCGACGCTGAGCTTCTCGACACTCCGCTCGGCCCCGACGGGTCCTTCCGCGTGAGCCTCACGGTGTCGAACCCGACGACGGACCTCGTTCCCGCGGGGCATGTGATCCTCGCCGCGGCCGACCGCCCGTTCGGCTCGCGCGCCGCGCTCGGCGCGTTCCTGACCCCGGGCAACGAGTCGACGAGCACGCCCGTCACCGTCGACACCATCGACGTCCCAGAGTTGTCCCCGCACGCCACGTGGACGAGCACGCCGATCACGATCGAAGCATCTGAACTCAAACTCCCCGACGACTTCGGCGCATATGCTCTTTCGGGAACATATGCTGCTGGCATGACGACGGCGCAGTCTCGTGACGCCTTCGTGTACGCGCCCGCGGCTCCTTCGGCCCGCCTAAACGTGTCGGTCGCGATGCCGATCACGATTCCTCCCAGCACTGACGGCCTGATCGACGCAGACACTCTCGCGTCCGCGACGGAGCCGGACGGCATCCTGACGCAGCAGCTCGACGGCGCGATGAATCGGCCCATCGCCTTGGGCATCGACCCACGCATCGTCGCCTCTATCCACGCGCTCGGCTCAGCGGCGCCGGAGTCCGCCGTCGACTGGCTGGCGCGCCTCGCGGCCGCCTCGAATGACACATTCCCGTTGCAGTATGCAGACGCTGACCCGACGGCGCAGCTGCAGTCCGGGGCGACGAGCCTCCTCGCTCCGAGCTCGCTCGAGTACGGCCTCGACCCGGCGAACTTCTCGCCCCCGAAGCCCACCGCCCCGGCGACGCAGTCGACGGGGACTCCGGGCACGAGCTCCCTCGAGTCGACGCCCGATCCCGAGCCGACCACCGACGCCGACGGCATTCCCACGCTCGAGTCTCTGCTCGACTTCCCGTACACCTTCGATTCGATGGTCTGGCCCGCCGACAATACCGTGACCCGGGCCGACCTCAAGAGCCTCGCCGCAGCCGAGGCCGGGCCGGCGATCATCGCGTCTTCGAACACATCAGCGGGGGAGCGCACGACCGTCCCCGCCGCCGGAACCGCCGAGGGTGAAGCGGTCTACGTCGCCGACTCCGCCGCCTCCGCGGCCTTGCGCCGCGCCGTGACCGCGACGGGCGACACGGCTCAGTCAGACGCCCTCGCGGCGCTCAGTGCGGAGCTCGCCGTCATGTCGGGTGAGCCGGGAGCCGACAAGCGCCACGTGCTGCTGACCCTTGACCGCACCTGGCCCACGAGCTCCGCGCGCCTCTCCTCCGTGCTGAGCCGGCTCGGCACCCTGCAGACCGTCACGCCGGTGCCGCTCAGCGATATCGACCCGAGCAGCGATTCCGCGGTCGCCATCACGGACGCCGCGCAGTCGGATTCACGACTCGACGCCTTCCGTCAAGCGGCGTCGCACGACGAAGCGATCGCCGCGTTCTCGAGCGTCCTCGAAGACCCGAGCATCCTGATCGGCCGGCAGGATGCCGCCAAGCTCGCACTGTATTCAGTCGGCTGGCGCGACGACGCCTCCGGCTGGGACGATGCGAGAAGCGCGTTCGAGACCGCGACCGCGAAGACCCTCGACTCCATCACGATCGTGCGATCGAGCCCCATCCTCATGATCGCCGACCAGATCTCGATAAAGATCTCGGTCCGCAACTCCCTCGACCTGCCGGTGAAGGTCGTCATGCGCGCCTCACCGGACAACCCCCGCCTCGTCGTGACCTCCTCGGATGTCACCGAGATCCCCGCTCAGACGCAGCAGGCCGTCGCCATCCCCGTGACGGCTCGGCTCGGAAACGGCGACGTGAACCTCCGCCTCGAGCTGTTCAGCCCGAGCGGGGTCCCGATCGCCGACAGCTCGACGGTGCCGGTCACCGTCCGGGCCGACTGGGAGCGGATCGGCACCATCATCCTTGTGACCGGCGTCACGCTGCTGTTCGTGTTCGGCCTCATCCGCACGATCCACCGTCGCCGTCGCGAGAACCGTCACAGCACGCCGGGAGAGGGCCCCACGCCGGCCGACGCCTCCGTCGTGAAGGATGCCGATGACTGA
- a CDS encoding TraR/DksA family transcriptional regulator gives MVTSRLSDSTLQHFTDVLQRRKAELLHQMGANDESLVQVRQSLGEGTNDDEHDPEGPTMSEEWSMLTGLQAEARSELRELDSALERIEARDYGLCAACGNPIGRPRLEARPYATLCIECARKAEAR, from the coding sequence ATGGTCACATCACGATTGAGCGACAGCACCCTGCAGCACTTCACGGACGTGCTGCAGAGACGCAAGGCCGAACTGCTGCACCAGATGGGTGCCAACGACGAGTCCCTCGTGCAGGTTCGGCAGTCGCTCGGTGAGGGGACCAACGATGACGAGCACGACCCCGAGGGTCCGACCATGTCGGAGGAGTGGTCGATGCTGACGGGACTGCAGGCCGAGGCGCGATCGGAGCTGCGTGAACTCGACAGTGCGCTCGAACGCATCGAAGCCCGCGACTACGGGCTCTGCGCGGCGTGCGGCAACCCGATCGGCCGGCCGCGGCTCGAGGCGCGACCGTATGCGACGCTGTGCATCGAGTGCGCCCGCAAGGCGGAGGCGCGATAG
- a CDS encoding RecQ family ATP-dependent DNA helicase, with product MTSAATTDTRTEALEVLRTLVNSDDAEFHEGQFEAISALVDERRRALVVQRTGWGKSAVYFVATLLLRRRGAGPSILVSPLLALMRDQVAAAARAGVRAASISSANAHEWDDVIAGLQNDEIDVLLVSPERLNNPRFREEQLPELVRRTGLLVVDEAHCISDWGHDFRPDYRRLRDLVARMPDGVPVLATTATANQRVVTDVAEQLSAGGGDVLTIRGPLARRSLRLGVLSLPDNAARLAWLLSHIGDMPGSGIIYALTVSSADDTARLLREAGHNVLAYTGRTDPAEREHAEQALKDNAVKALVATSALGMGFDKPDLGFVIHLGAPSSPVAYYQQVGRAGRATDTADVLLLPGEEDRAIWRYFATASMPDEQAAHAVIAELGAAPAPLSTPALEARVDLKRSALELLLKVLDVDGAVSRVSGGWVATGAPWTYDRERYERIAAERVAEQDAMIAYETTDSCRMAFLQRELDDDSAIECGRCDVCAGPWYPSGFDESATEAASSGLNRVGVVLDPRAMWPTGADRVGLPVSGRIPAEERVEPGRALARLTDLGWGGPLRELFREGAPDAPIDSAMLDACVRVLADWRWDARPDAVVSLPSHSRPQLVDSLARGIAAIGRLPYLGELESGTDAASGTGGNSVFRLAAVWNRFGVPQHVREQIEGRTVLLVDDRADSRWSVTVAGRLLRHAGAAAVLPLVLAQTA from the coding sequence ATGACCTCCGCCGCGACGACCGACACGCGTACCGAGGCTCTCGAGGTTCTCCGCACCCTGGTGAACAGCGACGACGCCGAGTTCCACGAGGGACAGTTCGAGGCGATCTCCGCCCTCGTCGACGAGCGTCGGCGCGCGCTCGTCGTGCAGCGCACCGGCTGGGGCAAGTCTGCCGTGTACTTTGTCGCGACCCTCCTGCTGCGGCGCAGGGGAGCCGGGCCCTCGATCCTCGTGTCGCCCCTCCTCGCGCTCATGCGCGACCAGGTCGCGGCGGCGGCGCGAGCGGGCGTTCGAGCAGCGTCCATCAGCTCCGCGAACGCGCACGAGTGGGACGACGTCATCGCGGGGCTGCAGAACGACGAGATCGACGTGCTGCTGGTCTCGCCCGAGCGGCTCAACAATCCGCGCTTCCGCGAGGAGCAGCTGCCGGAGCTCGTGCGCCGCACCGGTCTTCTCGTCGTCGACGAGGCGCACTGCATCTCGGACTGGGGCCACGATTTCCGGCCCGACTACCGCCGGCTGCGCGACCTCGTCGCGCGCATGCCAGACGGCGTCCCCGTTCTCGCCACGACGGCGACGGCCAACCAGCGCGTCGTCACCGACGTCGCCGAGCAGCTGAGTGCGGGCGGCGGCGACGTGCTCACCATCCGCGGCCCCCTCGCGCGCCGCTCCCTCCGACTAGGCGTGCTCTCGCTCCCCGACAACGCGGCTCGCCTGGCCTGGCTGCTCAGCCACATCGGCGACATGCCCGGCAGCGGCATCATCTACGCCCTCACCGTGTCCTCCGCCGACGACACGGCGCGGCTGCTGCGGGAGGCCGGGCACAATGTGCTCGCCTACACGGGCCGCACCGATCCGGCCGAGCGCGAGCACGCCGAGCAGGCCCTCAAAGACAACGCCGTGAAGGCGCTTGTCGCGACGAGCGCGCTCGGCATGGGCTTCGACAAGCCCGACCTCGGGTTCGTGATCCACCTCGGCGCCCCGTCGTCACCCGTCGCCTACTACCAGCAGGTGGGGCGCGCGGGGCGCGCGACGGACACCGCCGACGTCCTCCTTCTCCCGGGTGAGGAAGACCGGGCGATCTGGCGTTACTTCGCGACCGCGTCGATGCCCGACGAACAGGCCGCCCACGCCGTCATCGCGGAGCTCGGCGCGGCGCCGGCGCCGCTGTCGACTCCCGCTCTCGAAGCGCGGGTCGATCTCAAGCGCAGCGCCCTCGAGCTTCTGCTCAAGGTGCTCGACGTCGACGGCGCCGTGAGTCGCGTCTCGGGAGGCTGGGTCGCGACCGGTGCGCCGTGGACCTACGATCGTGAGCGCTACGAGCGCATTGCCGCCGAGCGCGTGGCGGAGCAGGACGCGATGATCGCGTACGAGACCACCGATTCGTGCCGCATGGCCTTCCTGCAGCGTGAACTCGACGACGACAGCGCCATCGAGTGTGGGCGCTGCGACGTGTGCGCCGGTCCCTGGTATCCGAGCGGATTCGACGAGTCCGCGACCGAAGCCGCGTCCTCGGGTCTCAATCGCGTGGGCGTCGTTCTCGATCCGCGTGCCATGTGGCCGACGGGTGCCGACAGGGTCGGGCTCCCGGTCTCCGGTCGCATCCCCGCCGAGGAGCGCGTCGAGCCGGGCCGCGCCCTCGCGCGGCTCACCGACCTCGGCTGGGGCGGGCCTCTGCGCGAGCTGTTCCGCGAGGGCGCGCCCGACGCCCCGATCGACAGCGCGATGCTCGACGCGTGCGTGCGCGTGCTCGCCGACTGGCGCTGGGACGCGCGCCCCGACGCCGTCGTCTCCCTTCCCTCGCACAGCCGCCCGCAGCTCGTCGACTCGCTCGCCCGGGGCATCGCCGCCATCGGCCGGCTCCCCTACCTCGGGGAGCTCGAGTCGGGGACGGATGCCGCAAGCGGCACCGGCGGCAACAGCGTCTTCCGCCTCGCCGCCGTGTGGAACCGCTTCGGCGTTCCCCAGCACGTGCGCGAGCAGATCGAGGGGCGGACGGTGCTGCTCGTCGACGACCGCGCCGACAGCAGGTGGAGCGTCACTGTCGCCGGGCGGCTTCTCCGTCACGCGGGCGCCGCCGCCGTGCTTCCGCTCGTGCTCGCCCAGACGGCCTAG
- a CDS encoding DUF7059 domain-containing protein has translation MTLIDSLRSDLRSAGYTVAAVSALWGEEAAAALHRGQRVPAVRALDSAEDSPLATLARMFLLGLDSDPDAVGRALPSLGVEGATALGLAATVPGGIRARRDLRPYAFVDSTGEGSWWIVSDLGELALGHALGEDHVLGVGGASLTLSGLMLQRPVSRVLDLGTGCGIQAMHAARHAEHVVATDISRRALEIARLNAELNGIGNIEFRHGSLFEPVAGERFDQIVSNPPFVITPRRPGVPEYEYRDGGMVGDELVRAVIAGCATHLEPGGTAQMLGNWEYHSDAAGLDRARGWVTALEAERTPLDAWLIEREVQSPEEYAETWIRDGGTRAGSAAFDELYDAWLADFEARDVRAVGFGYVILRRPVTPEAPRWNLFERLHTATGENETGLGVHIAACIDARDREAALSDAELAASALMRAADVTEERHYWPGSDDPQAMLLHQGGGFGRTVPLDTALAALLGACDGELPLGVLVAAIAQLLEVDESALAAQLLPRVRELIGTGMLLFAV, from the coding sequence GTGACTCTCATCGACAGTTTGCGCTCGGATCTGCGTTCCGCGGGATACACGGTGGCCGCCGTCTCGGCGCTGTGGGGCGAGGAGGCCGCCGCTGCCCTGCACCGCGGGCAGCGCGTTCCGGCCGTGCGGGCGCTCGATTCTGCAGAGGACTCCCCTCTCGCCACTCTGGCCCGCATGTTTCTGCTCGGCCTCGACAGCGACCCCGACGCCGTCGGCCGAGCGCTGCCGTCGCTCGGCGTGGAGGGCGCGACCGCGCTCGGACTGGCGGCGACCGTGCCCGGCGGCATCCGGGCCCGCCGTGACCTGCGGCCATACGCCTTCGTGGACTCCACCGGTGAGGGAAGCTGGTGGATCGTGTCCGATCTCGGTGAGCTCGCGCTCGGGCACGCGCTCGGCGAGGATCACGTGCTCGGCGTCGGCGGCGCGTCGCTCACGCTGTCGGGCCTCATGCTGCAGCGGCCCGTGAGCCGCGTTCTCGACCTCGGCACGGGGTGCGGCATCCAGGCGATGCACGCCGCGCGCCACGCTGAGCACGTCGTGGCCACCGACATCTCGCGCCGTGCCCTCGAGATCGCGCGGCTCAATGCGGAGCTCAACGGCATCGGAAACATCGAGTTCCGGCACGGCAGCCTCTTCGAGCCGGTCGCGGGCGAGCGCTTCGACCAGATCGTGAGCAACCCGCCGTTCGTCATCACGCCGCGGCGGCCCGGCGTTCCCGAATACGAGTACCGCGACGGCGGCATGGTCGGCGACGAGCTCGTGCGCGCCGTGATCGCCGGCTGCGCGACGCATCTCGAGCCGGGCGGGACGGCGCAGATGCTCGGCAACTGGGAATACCACTCGGATGCCGCGGGCCTCGACCGCGCGCGCGGCTGGGTCACGGCGCTCGAGGCCGAGCGGACGCCCCTCGACGCCTGGCTCATCGAGCGCGAGGTGCAGTCCCCCGAGGAGTACGCCGAGACGTGGATCCGCGACGGCGGCACGCGCGCGGGAAGCGCAGCGTTCGACGAGCTGTACGACGCGTGGCTCGCCGACTTCGAGGCGCGCGACGTGCGCGCTGTCGGCTTCGGCTACGTCATTCTGCGCCGTCCCGTCACCCCGGAGGCTCCGCGATGGAACCTGTTCGAGCGGTTACACACCGCGACGGGCGAGAACGAGACGGGGCTCGGCGTGCACATCGCCGCGTGCATCGACGCCCGCGACCGGGAGGCCGCCCTCAGCGACGCCGAGCTCGCGGCATCCGCTCTCATGCGTGCCGCGGACGTGACGGAAGAACGCCACTACTGGCCGGGAAGCGACGACCCGCAGGCGATGCTGCTGCACCAGGGCGGCGGATTCGGGCGCACCGTTCCCCTGGACACGGCACTTGCCGCGCTGCTGGGAGCGTGCGACGGCGAACTGCCGCTCGGCGTGCTCGTTGCCGCCATCGCGCAGCTGCTCGAGGTGGACGAGTCCGCGCTCGCCGCGCAGCTGCTGCCGCGCGTGCGCGAGCTCATCGGCACGGGAATGCTGCTCTTCGCCGTCTGA